Genomic DNA from Manihot esculenta cultivar AM560-2 chromosome 15, M.esculenta_v8, whole genome shotgun sequence:
ATAATAAACTCAGCCCCAGTGGTCAGTACCCAGTTTCTTATTCCCTCTTATCACTCTGAATTTGTGATGTTTAGGCACCTTATAGAAATCTATCTGACTAAAATTCATCACAGAGCCTGAAACTATCCCACCCTTCAAAAGCAATCTTCCTAGGCCGGCAGATTTCTCAACGGCTCTATACACATTTGATATTGGCCAGAATGACTTGGCCTATGGATTTCAACACTCAACACAGGAGCAAGTTAGAAAGTCCATTCCTGATATTCTGAACCAGTTTTCAGAAGCAGTGCATGTGAGCAAGAAACCTAAACCCTTTAGCCAGATTGGAAAGTGATATTATACTAGCAGCTAACAGTCTGTTTCCATGGTGTTTCAGCTGCTGTATGAGGAAGGAGCTAGATTTTTCTGGGTACATAATACAGGTCCAATTGGTTGCTTGCCATATAGTTATTTATATCACCAATCAAATCCTGGTAATCTTGATCAATATAAATGTGTGAATTCTCAAAATGAGATTGCTCAGGAGTTTAACAGGCAGCTGAAAAATAAGGTATCCCAGCTGAGCACACAGCTTCCTCATTCAGCATTCACATATGTTGATGTGTACTCCACTAAATATCAACTAATAAGTACTGCAAAGAGCCAAGGTAACACTAATTCTCAGATCATGTTTAGAAAATTCTGTTCTTAGTTGTGGCAATGTGACAGGTCTAATAACTACTGGTGTTTGATCTTTTACAATTGGCAGGTTTCATCGATCCGATGAACTTCTGTTGTGGTAGTTTCTATGGAGTTCATATTAATTGTGGAAAGAAAGCCATAGTGAATGGAACAGTTTATGGGAACCCATGTCAGCATCCAGCAAAGCATATAAGCTGGGATGGCATACACTATTCTGAGTCAGCTAATTTATGGTTAGCAAATAGAATTCTCAATGGTTCTCATTCTTATCCACCTTTCTCAGTTGAGGACGCTTGTCAGAATCTCCAGAATGCCATTGGCTAAACAAGGTCATTGTTGAAACATGAAGCTTGATTAATACTTGATGGTTTGGTCTTCAAGTTGTTGCTAGATATGAGCCTAAATATGCATAAGAACAGATTATCTCAAATGGGAACTTGTTCAAATATTTATTCGTTTAAACCGAATAATCTTACCTTTATACATACCTAGTTCTTTTTGACAGAGAATGCAGATTGAGTTCTTGTGCTGAATTACTAACTTTTTACAGATGAACTGTGAATGCAATGACCAAATTATGCTTCCAGTACAGGATGCAAATGCAAAACAATCTAATCCAACCATATTCAAATGTACATGTTGCATTTCATTAACGCAAGAATTCTCAGATTTGTTGATTTGCTGGACGAATAAGGCTGCAGGATAGGATCTTTCCTAGTTTATATAAAGGATGGAATTACTAAGGGCCAATTCCAATTGCAGGCATTTGCTGCTTTAACTTGCTTGCTGATACtgagataataatttataatggaATAAATTCTGTACAAAGGGTTACAGAAATGTGTAGTGTCATATCAGTTTCCACAGTCACTGGACTTCTGTAATGGAATTTCATTCTCTTAGTTAGTAATATTCAGCCAAGTTATCCCCTTTATTTCATATTAAGTCTAAGTTTGTAGCATAAAAAACTCTGAATTAGCCGATTGGCATATCATCAAACAATAATATTTCTTGCAAGAGATCAATAATCATGGCCTCTAGAGGAGTGTTTTGGATCCTTGACCTATTGGTTATGGGACTGGAAATAGAAAAGTTTGCAATGGCTAGAGTTCTTTCGTCGAAATGTGCATTCCCTGCTATATAGTTTTGGAGACTCAACTGCAGATACTGGAGGAATGTCTGTAGCCTTTGGTCCTGTTCCTCCTCCCCATGGTGAAACCTTCTTTGAGAAACTTTCTGGGAGGTTCTGTGATGGATTTCATGGGTGAACTCCATGATCTCTAACCCTTCATTTTACatgattcattaaaaaaaaaaaagtttaaaagaaTTCTTGTAAAATCAAGTTTCAGCAACATTTCCTGACATCCTTGCTCAGTTCAGTCAGGCAGTTCTAGCAAAAAGCTTGGAAGAGACAACTATTAGAATGGCAAGATTTGATGATCCATGGAACTTCTTTTGTGGCATTCTTAAGCCTAATCTACTTGTGGGACTAAATCAGAAGACAAGAATAAGACTCGTGTAGCAACTGCTTGTCCTGATCCTCAGAAACACAGTAGCCGGGATGGTGTACACTTCAGTGAAGCTGCTACCCAATGGCTTGTGAAGAAGCTTTTTGATGGTTCTGTGTCTGACCCATCTATTCCTCTCAACCAGGCTTGTCCTTAGACTAAGAGAGCATGATAATGAAGAATAACTCAAAGAAGTGCTTGCCAATTGTCCTGAAACTCAGCACTTCATTAATCTTCAAGATGAATCTCCTACATTAAACCTCGACTTTTATAGCTTGGTCTGACAATAAAtgtattaaattgaattttagagGTGTcgaatttaatttcttaattttctttttcatagtaaaaaaaaaaactgatttttaataaaatttatcgtTAATTATTGGTATTAATTTgcattttaaatacaaattctatttattaaaaaatgaatattttttattactgtACGATACTATGTAGTCAAATACCTAGTGGTAAGCTCCTATTTTCTTCTATTAAAGTAggtaaatgatatatttaaagtttttaatttttttaaaatatacacttaatattcttaaaattattgttttaagtGTGGCTTAAAATtagttaatataaaatattttttaattaaagaaaagttatattacttttttaaaaaaataactttttttgaaatagaatgTCATTTCGTaggttttgaaaattttattctttctatatatatataaatttattaatgtttattatattttaaaatattataattaaaaattgaaaaataagttatattataaaaaatatttccacGCAAATTTTGAGGGAGTATAAAAGTATGTGGCATCCATCAATCCTTACTGTAAATTGGTTTAATGATGAGAGTTTGAATCTTAATATTAttgttgttcaatattcattttTAATTCGACCTATTAGTAACTTGAATAttgatcgatttgatttaaaagtaaatcgaataaattaaaataaaattttaataaattaaaataaaattttaatatttttaaaaattaaattaaattaattttaaatataaatcaatttgaattaaattgatatgattcgatttaattcaatttaattaattaaattttttaataaacggtttattttttatattttatttttaatattttaaaatttaattaaaatattttaattttaattatgatataattttttatattattaaaaataatatattattgccTTAATTAGTTCagattgattttattatttttttattaaaatcaaagcgaatcaaaataataaaaaattttaaaattaaaattgaatcgaaaatgataaaatatccgatcaaaattttaaattaatttagtatggttcatttttttaaatttgaatcgaAATACTgtcttattaaaaattcaaaattttgaatttaaccACTTAAATCTCAGCATATTATATATagtttagatttttaaaattagtttcAATTTTATTCATATCTTCACATTGTCAAAGCAATTgactcttttattttctatatatagAAACCACATGACATATAGAAAttctttataaaataataaaatatttaatggttgaaattaactaataattaatttttaaattttttaaaattttaataatattttaatatttttttaaaaaataataaactaacTACAATGAGTTTctaccataaaaattaaataatatatattttttaagaaaagaagcaaaaagaaagcaatgaggatggtgggaatgtaaatgcaaaagaaaagcttttTCATGTCTTGGTCAGAAaagcatcttcttcttcttcttcttcaacttcaccatatcttcttcttttataaaagttttattTCTCCATCTTTAGTTTGTTTGTTTGCATGTGTTTCTTTGTCTGTTTCCGGTTTGACTGAAACCTCTTGATTCTCAATTTGTCAAAAATTCTCTATTTAATGGCCCCAACCAACTTTTTGCACTCCATGTTTTCATTTCCCCCTTTTCTCAgtagtcttttaattttaaaaaacgaCTATTCATTTTccataatttcaaaattataactatttacatttcaaaaagataaattaattaatatatttttaaaaataaaaaaattaaataattagtttcattaaattattaaattaaataataattttcccttATTATAATAGCTTACAATAACGTGAAGTCCTATGATAATCACAAAAAGGGTTGAATGCGGTATTTGAATTTTTACAAAAGAAAAACATTATTGAAAAGGATGGACATAGAAATATTAGTATTCTGTTGATAGAAAAAAGGACATAAAGATATTCTGATAGATTTTAAAAAGTCGTACCATAATCAAGTCACACAAATAATATTCAAAATCAACACAGTATACAAAATCAATCTGTGTatataattttaagtttttgaattgctgctagttttttttattttttaagtttcatCTATAGTTTTTGATAAATCTTTTTTTCCTTCTATTTCATGATAGATCTGATTTTCTTCTtggtccatcatatgggtccatTAAATGGGTCTTTCAATGTTCTGTTtgatgaaaggacctgcaaaataagaaaaaacggTCAGGGGTCTATCGGATGCTCCAGTGGAGATCCTCCGACGTTTAAATCAGATTTTATGAattagagtagtatatttagataagagttgcagagagaaaATACAAATAGAGTCCagaaaggagaagaaagaagaagaaagaagaagagagctTTAAGAAGAGAGAGCCTCCCTGAAAGAGAAGACCCCCCAGTCTATAGTGCTACCTGTCCATGTCACTCAGGCCTATATGTACGGACCCCATTCTCCACGCCaggtggccatttaattctccctgtTATACATGCGAACAGGGTTGGTGAGTGACTGGGCCTATTTTCCTATTGGGCCTGTGCTCGTATTTGATCCGAGTTGCCCTGGGTTGCTGGTCCCGGGCTTGTGAAATCGGACCGTCTTTCGAGCGTATGGTCTGACGGGCTTTGGACTTATGGTATTCTTTTGGATCCGTCCTTATTCCTGAGCTAGGAAAGTCAGGCGGTTATCagtttcattattatttgtcGAAAGTGATATAAACCGATGAATATTAGCGCTAGAGTCTTGTATTTGACtcctttaaattattttatggttATATTAGACTGAAAAAATTATGAGTTGACTTCATACTGAATTATACTGACAGTAATTGTTAGCAATAGCTTTAGATGAACATAACAAGCGTTTTGATGGTTGTACGATTGGCATTTTAGGTTGACGCACTAAATTTAGTGTTAATTTTGTTGTATCAATTTTATAGTTATTGATCTTTGGCTATGATTAAATTTGCGATCGTTATATTAGATGGTTGGTGCTGCAAGTGGATGCATATTAGCTAAGAGATTTTTTATTCTCTCTTTGAACTAAATTAGACTTTTAATATTGAGTTAACCTTTATATTAGGTGATCGGTGCTGCGGATGAATACATATTAGTTAGAAGACTTTTTATTCTCTCTTTGAGTTAGATCCACCTTTAATATTGAGTTagacttttatatttatttataattgaaatttaattgaatttgatttttttaaaaaattatagtatgtgggaattttaaatgtaatttaCTTTAtatcagtaaaaaaaaaaaattgaacatCTTTATAGAGATCTTGTGGTGGAGGTAAGGTATGGTCATGGAAAATGGAACATAAAAAGgccagaaaagaaagaaaattcagtgaCATATAAGAAAAGGGATACTTTTTCTCTGGAGAGGTCGAAAGAGGAATATGTAGTGTGGGCCACACACGGCCACAGTCAACAGCGAGTATCTTTGACATTCCCATGCCACCATCAAAAGTTTAAGAGACTTGTAAAGTGCCAAGGCCGCTATTGTAGTACCTCTGTGTTtgcttaaaatattattttaatacaaaattatattataaactctaaattaagttttttttaaattttaactctaaattaagttataaattttaaaatgaaaaattaattaattcacatattatttttttttatatttttttcaatttattattacaCCCTCCAATGATTTATTTTCTTGAATATTTCCTTAATTATTGTACGTGATTACATTTTAAGGTTatctttgaatttttattttatttactgtatcatatgtttttaattttatatcaataGATTGGAAGgaatatttttatctattttccttTAGTGCTAAggtaaaagaaattaaagaaaatatatcCTCATCACGCTCTAACGAAGGATGCCATTATTGCACCTCAAATACaggaaattaattttaaatataatgaattacaataatattattatcataattaatcataattattaaattatgatatacatgcatataataattataatcgctattaaattttagaaattaacggctgtaaaattattattttaatatttttaaaacaataagTTAAtagcaatttaaaatttttataaaaaaatttatttttttattatatatataataatatgttattataaaaaatttattttatatttaataaaattataattttaactaattttttatttattattaaaacataaataaattattattttatattcagCTGCGGATACAAATGtaacatattttaaataaataataatttataaatataattaaaatatataaaataataatttatcacccgcattttaaatttattttataatttttaatgtaaacaccgataattatatatatatatttaagcaTGGAATTGTCTCTATCAAGTGCCACCCGAGTCAAAAGCatggaatttaatttttattaagttcTTGATGCTttgtaattaatataatttaatgtgATTTTCTCAACAATTCAAATAAACCTTTAGTGTCAGCTTATGcatatcaatttaaatttaattaatgataaattattcacaccaataaattttgattaataatattgaaatcatatttaaaaatgCAAAGttctgaatttaatttttatttttggttcaCTTGCTATGACAATACATGAatgctttaatttttttctattttatacaTTTGAAAATTATTCTATGTATGATATTTATCACGATcaataatcataataaaattattatatgtgTGAGATTTTCATCccacattaaaaaagaaatataaaatttataagcaGATAACTCAgaattatcaaataatttaaattaattattttgaattatctgaaaaatatattcaaaaagTTATTTAGTTCGGTTGATTTATTATGGTccgtataataaaaatataaaatttatatttcataatgAAGGATATAATTGTAATTTTACGAGTGCAGGGTGTATAAACGAAAGCCATTCAAATGACCTTAAACTTTTGGATTACAACGAATGTTGGAAGTAAAATCTGTGCATGGGCTTGAGGATTCGGCTTGCTGCCAACTTGCAAGAGATTCTTTTTCCTCTTGTGATATAAATACGTGTGCATCCATCTCCATTCCTTCAACTCCATCAATTCAAATTTCCTTATTAATTCTCAGGATCAACACTGCTACTTCCACAACTCTCATGGCCTCTAGAAATGAGTCATCTGATACTCTAaggttctctctctctctctctttctctctcttgtgTAGCACACATATGGATGTGTTTGTCTAGATCCCTACCTTAAATTATTTACTTCAAGATAGATTAGCATCCAATGTTTAGGATCAGGATGGTTTCTTTCATTTGTGTGGATCTTAGAATGTATTGTCATACTATGTTTTTCTTGGATTCtaataaaacttttcttataaaaaaattataacgtATTGTTTCGTATCCATTTTTCATGATCGGTATGAACATAAATATATTGAATGCCAAACCATAAAATTTATATGCTTTTCCTTGTACTATGTTTGTGCACATTActagaaaattttatattaactaATTGTTGTATATACTATGATTAACGGCTATAATATATAATCTTCGAATATACAAAaattgtattataaaatttcgTTAGACTCCGATTAAATAGGCTTTCCGAACTAAATGAATATAGGATTTTTTGATAGCATGATATTAGTTATTGaggtataatatatataaagtgCCAAAACTAATAATATTTGCATTTGTATTTGCAGGAACAAGTGTGCAGCTTGCTTCAGACAATTCAACAAAATGGAACACCTAGTGGAGCACATGAGAATCTCCTATCACTCAGTTCATGAACCCATTTGTGGAATCTGTAAGAAACACTGCAGATCCTTTGAATCCTTGAGGGAACATCTTATAGGTAATAATTTTTCAGTAAGAACTTATCCTCACTCAGATAATCTCCAGCTAGTTTCCTATTATTATTAAGGGTTTAATTTGCATGCTTTGCTTCTACAGGTCCACTGCCTAAGCAAGAATGCAAAATTATTTTCGATGTCGTAGGATGCAAATTTTGCTTGACCATCCTTGATAGCTACAATTCTCGCATGATTCATCAAGGAAGATGCCAACTTTCAAATGTTAATGCTGTATTGATCGTCAACTTCAGTAccctttattaattaattagcaaTTTCCATAGTCTAGCTAAGTATTTGCTGGGTTGTTGCTTGCTTTAGGGACTGATTGCTCGCATGCCTAACTTAGGCCTGCGAGACAACTTGACAATTGACAGTGGCTACACAAGAGGTCCTCAAGTAGTTGCTCTTGCCTGCAAAATGGTAGGAGGCGGCAATGATGGCTCTGTAGACCTTTGTGGAAGGATTTGCCTTATTGATGAGAACGAAAATATAATCTTCCACACTTATGTAAAACCACCAGTTCCTGTTGCCAATTTCAGGTAACAATATTGCGTACTATGTTTTttcgaaaatcaaaatttgaacTGCTATGTTACTATTATGGAATTTTCTGATTCGGAGAGATTGCGAATGATTGTTGTGAAGGTTCATATATTGAGCTTAGGGTTGCTtctatcaaaatttttttaatgtggGACATTCAGCAACCAGGCAATGTAAATGTTAGCTGTGTTTATTGATTCTTGCAAATACTTTGCAGGTATGAAAGTAGTGGCATTCGGCCTGAGTACTTAAGGGATGCAATGCCACTGAGGTTGGTTCAATCCAAGGTTCAGAACTTCCTTTGCAATGGAGAACCCTTGTGGAAAGTTCGACCCAGAGGAGGAAAAGCAAGGATTCTTGTGGGTCATTGTTTGGACCATGACCTTGACCTTTTACAACTAGAATATCCAGCTATGATGATCAGGTAAATAAAGCTTCTACTGCTAGAAGCTAGCCAAGTTGCaacttttttaaatgaaaactcatttcttttcaatTATTCTGAGTAACCTTGTGAGAAAAAGTATCTTGAATGGATTCCATTACAGGGATACAGCAAAATATCCTCCATTGATGAAAACAAGCAAGCTCAGCAACTCACTCAAGTACCTAACACAGGCCTATCTTGGGTATGTACTCTTGTTTCCTCTTCGTCTAAATTTCTCTTATATAACATATACTTTAATATCATCTGCCTATATATTTAAGGAAAAATTATCATTTGGTCCATGAAATATAGAAAAACCCATTAATTAGtcccttaatttaaaaaaaatacattataatgtcattataattttat
This window encodes:
- the LOC110601016 gene encoding GDSL esterase/lipase At3g27950; amino-acid sequence: MDPMMKLLCVFGLLVLAQTRAVMGFSGLQKCGFQAIYNFGDSNSDTGAISASLSEVTSPNGETFFGHPSGRFCDGRLIIDFIAERLKLPYLSAYLDSVGAVFRHGANFATGGSSIRPGGYSPFHLGIQISQFVQFKARTIALYNKLSPSEPETIPPFKSNLPRPADFSTALYTFDIGQNDLAYGFQHSTQEQVRKSIPDILNQFSEAVHLLYEEGARFFWVHNTGPIGCLPYSYLYHQSNPGNLDQYKCVNSQNEIAQEFNRQLKNKVSQLSTQLPHSAFTYVDVYSTKYQLISTAKSQGFIDPMNFCCGSFYGVHINCGKKAIVNGTVYGNPCQHPAKHISWDGIHYSESANLWLANRILNGSHSYPPFSVEDACQNLQNAIG
- the LOC110601017 gene encoding RNA exonuclease 4, coding for MASRNESSDTLRNKCAACFRQFNKMEHLVEHMRISYHSVHEPICGICKKHCRSFESLREHLIGPLPKQECKIIFDVVGCKFCLTILDSYNSRMIHQGRCQLSNVNAGLIARMPNLGLRDNLTIDSGYTRGPQVVALACKMVGGGNDGSVDLCGRICLIDENENIIFHTYVKPPVPVANFRYESSGIRPEYLRDAMPLRLVQSKVQNFLCNGEPLWKVRPRGGKARILVGHCLDHDLDLLQLEYPAMMIRDTAKYPPLMKTSKLSNSLKYLTQAYLGYDIQTGIQDPYEDCVAIMRLYMRMRSQKHAPEDYPLASDPQNRNNFASWRQAELERMSPEEMLAISRSDYYCWCLDS